One window of the Trifolium pratense cultivar HEN17-A07 linkage group LG2, ARS_RC_1.1, whole genome shotgun sequence genome contains the following:
- the LOC123905403 gene encoding uncharacterized protein LOC123905403, protein MSSPPSPRTAAMAIQMRAMRDHFERLLREQGEQFQQKFDELERRSNDGSGDEEERRRRRRQGRDPLRGIKIKVPSFVGKSDPEAYLEWETKIEQIFNCHNYSDVEKVQVASIEFKEYALVWWDQLIKDRRRYDERSIDTWEEMKRIMRRRFVPSYYHRDLHNKLQRLTQGSKSVEEYFKEMEVAKIRANVEEDNEETMARFLHGLNRDISDIVELHHYVEMDELVHQAIKVEQQLKRKSQARRSSTNFNSPNLKDKEGASSSSSTEPIVENKGKAIAPSQSVSTNKKVTCFKCQGKGHIASECPTKRTMLMEENEEEGEGNKDVEENDEEEEEIPSGELLMVRRMLWNLVKEEDTTQRENLFHTRCLVQKKVCSLIIDGGSCTNVASTRLVSKLNLETKPHPKPYKLQWLNESVEMVVNRQVEVCFTIGKYEDVVLCDVVPMDASHLLLGRPWQFDKKEFEDMFPKEVPSDLPPIIGIEHHNDLNLRPSMSTRPTYRINQPQAKESQKQVAEFVRKLHEQVKMKNGEKIEIYAKKANKGWMVVVFDPGNWIRVQMKKELLKSQKKSKLKGEELFNSRSNSLQEGGNDEDIIQDISDAIQSL, encoded by the exons ATGTCTAGTCCACCTTCACCTAGAACAGCAGCTATGGCTATTCAAATGAGAGCCATGCGTGACCATTTTGAGAGATTGTTAAGAGAACAAGGTGAACAATTCCAACAAAAATTTGATGAGTTAGAAAGGAGGTCTAATGATGGTAGTGGTGATGAGGAGGAAAGAAGGCGTAGGAGGAGACAAGGGAGGGATCCTTTGAGGGgcataaaaattaaagttccaTCTTTTGTTGGGAAGAGTGATCCGGAGGCGTATCTAGAATGGGAGACTAAAATTGAGCAAATTTTTAATTGTCACAATTATTCTGATGTTGAAAAAGTGCAGGTTGCTTCCATTGAGTTCAAGGAGTATGCTTTAGTGTGGTGGGATCAATTGATCAAAGATAGAAGGAGGTATGATGAACGATCAATTGATACTTGGGAAGAGATGAAGAGAATCATGAGGAGAAGGTTTGTTCCTTCCTATTATCATAGGGATTTACACAACAAATTGCAAAGACTCACTCAAGGTTCTAAAAGTGTTGAAGAATATTTCAAGGAGATGGAAGTTGCCAAAATTAGAGCTAATGTGGAGGAGGACAATGAAGAAACCATGGCTAGGTTTCTTCATGGTCTAAATCGTGACATTAGTGACATAGTGGAACTTCATCACTATGTTGAAATGGATGAATTGGTACACCAAGCTATCAAAGTGGAACAACAACTCAAAAGAAAGAGCCAAGCAAGGAGAAGTTCCACCAATTTCAATTCTCCAAATTTGAAAGACAAGGAGGGtgcttcatcttcatcatctacGGAGCCCATAGTTGAAAACAAAGGTAAAGCTATTGCACCTTCTCAAAGTGTTTCAACTAACAAAAAGGTTACATGTTTCAAGTGTCAAGGCAAAGGGCATATTGCATCTGAATGTCCAACAAAGAGAACTATGCTTATGGAGGAAAATGAAGAAGAGGGGGAAGGTAATAAGGATGTTGAAgagaatgatgaagaagaagaagaaataccTAGTGGAGAGTTACTCATGGTGAGGAGGATGTTGTGGAACTTGGTCAAAGAAGAAGACACCACTCAAAGAGAAAACCTTTTTCACACAAGATGCCTAGTCCAAAAAAAGGTATGTTCTTTAATTATTGATGGTGGGAGTTGTACCAATGTTGCTAGTACTCGTTTAGTGTCGAAACTTAATTTAGAAACAAAACCTCACCCTAAGCCATATAAACTTCAATGGCTTAATGAAAGTGTTGAAATGGTTGTTAATAGACAAGTTGAGGTTTGTTTTACAATTGGGAAATATGAGgatgttgtgttgtgtgatgtaGTACCTATGGATGCTAGTCATTTGTTGTTAGGAAGACCTTGGCAATTTGACAAGAAG GAATTTGAAGACATGTTTCCAAAGGAGGTACCAAGTGATTTACCACCTATAATAGGAATTGAGCATCACAATGACCTCAATCTAAGACCATCCATGTCAACCAGGCCAACTTACCGAATCAATCAACCACAAGCTAAAGAATCACAAAAACAAGTGGCTGAATTTGTGAGAAAATTGCATGAGcaagtgaaaatgaaaaatggagagaaaattgaaatttatgcaAAAAAGGCTAACAAAGGATGGATGGTGGTTGTTTTTGATCCTGGGAATTGGATTCGAGTACAAATGAAAAAGGAATTATTGAAATCACAAAAGAAGTCCAAACTTAAGGGTGAAGAATTGTTCAATTCGAGGTCGAATTCTCTTCAAGAAGGAGGGAATGATGAGGACATAATCCAAGACATAAGTGATGCAATCCAAAGCTTATGA
- the LOC123905404 gene encoding spermidine synthase 2-like, with the protein MDSELVHPSGVIGYDENGFSAPKITVAEGNGEPRADEHPQIPGWFAEHCPIWPGEAHFLKVENTCFQGKSEFQDMLVFQTSTYGKVFVLDGALQLTEKDECSYQEMMTHLPLCSIPNPKKVLLFGGGDGGILREISRHSSVEHIDICEIDTMLIDVYKKYFPDIAVGYKDPRVKLHVIDIDGTVFLNSVPKGTYDAIIVDAFDPIRPDHELFETQFFELISKALRPGGVLCIQAESFWYKSLDIEQLLIKSRQIFKGSSDYAWTNVPTYPSGVIGFLLCSTQGQHVDFRNPINPIGQENYGVSKYPLKYYNSEIHSASFCLPSFAKRNEAKSVAKGV; encoded by the exons ATGGATTCTGAACTAGTCCACCCTTCAGGTGTAATTGGTTATGATGAAAATGGTTTCTCAGCACCCAAAATCACAGTTGCAGAAGGGAATGGAGAACCAAGAGCTGATGAACATCCACAAATTCCTGGTTGGTTTGCTGAACATTGTCCAATATGGCCAG GGGAAGCACACTTCTTGAAGGTAGAAAACACTTGTTTCCAAGGGAAATCTGAATTTCAAGATATGCTAGTTTTTCAG ACATCAACATATGGCAAGGTATTTGTTCTTGATGGAGCACTCCAACTCACTGAAAAAGATGAATGTTCTTACCAAGAAATGATGACTCACCTTCCTCTTTGCTCAATCCCAAACCCAAAAAAG GTGCTGCTTTTTGGTGGAGGTGATGGTGGCATCCTTAGGGAAATTTCCCGACACTCTTCTGTTGAACACATTGACATTTGTGAAATTGACACTATGCTCATTGAT gtttataaaaaatatttcccTGATATAGCTGTTGGATACAAGGACCCCAGAGTCAAGCTTCATGTTATAGATATAGATG GAACAGTTTTTCTGAATTCTGTCCCAAAAGGAACTTACGATGCAATTATAGTGGATGCCTTCGACCCAATAA GGCCTGATCATGAGCTATTTGAAACTCAATTCTTTGAATTGATTTCAAAAGCTCTTCGTCCCGGAGGAGTTCTATGCATCCAAGCTGAGAGCTTTTGGTACAAGTCCTTAGATATTGAACAACTTTTAATCAAAAGCCGCCAAATTTTCAAAGGCTCTAGTGACTATGCATGGACAAATGTTCCAACATATCCAAG TGGGGTCATTGGTTTCTTGCTTTGTTCCACTCAAGGTCAACATGTGGACTTCAGAAATCCAATTAACCCAATTGGTCAAGAAAATTATGGGGTATCAAAGTACCCTTTGAAGTATTACAACTCAGAG aTTCATTCAGCTTCATTTTGCTTGCCATCTTTTGCCAAAAGAAATGAAGCTAAGAGTGTTGCAAAAGGAGTTTGA
- the LOC123905405 gene encoding uncharacterized protein LOC123905405, producing the protein MYMEIYTSAGLGIRDLRLVNTSLLAKWRWKLLSQENELWKDVVIARYGSDVIGKRKLGDVDVPRLASNWWRDLCHLENGSNWFSLAVGKKVGRGDSTSFWNEVWVGVQSLRQRFPHFFGISLQQQVVIQEAGSLIDGRWQWNLMWRREMFQWEEDQYSELVEIIAPFFPLDINDKWLWLGDGIQGFTVKTTYLQLENVANNRRTLEPIEVFVFKRLWESASPSKIRAFVWQLLLNRVQTKDNLYKLKMLRTDQQTCVMCERKAETAVHLFLHCDCVSKVWYELRGGWVLP; encoded by the exons ATGTATATGGAGATTTATACTAGCg CGGGTTTGGGAATACGAGACCTACGATTAGTTAATACCAGCCTACTTGCAAAATGGCGGTGGAAACTTTTGTCACAAGAAAATGAGTTGTGGAAAGATGTTGTTATAGCTAGATATGGAAGTGATGTTATTGGTAAAAGAAAACTAGGGGATGTAGATGTACCAAGACTTGCTTCAAATTGGTGGAGGGACCTATGTCATTTGGAGAACGGGTCTAATTGGTTTAGTCTAGCGGTTGGGAAGAAGGTGGGGAGAGGAGACTCAACATCTTTTTGGAATGAAGTGTGGGTGGGCGTCCAATCCTTACGGCAACGCTTCCCACATTTTTTTGGAATTTCTTTGCAACAACAAGTTGTGATTCAAGAGGCAGGAAGTTTGATTGATGGTAGATGGCAGTGGAACTTGATGTGGCGCAGGGAAATGTTCCAATGGGAGGAGGATCAATACAGTGAGTTAGTTGAAATTATCGCACCATTCTTTCCCTTGGATATTAATGACAAGTGGTTGTGGCTTGGAGATGGAATTCAGGGTTTTACTGTCAAAACAACATATCTGCAATTGGAGAATGTGGCAAATAATCGCAGGACACTAGAACCGATCgaggtttttgtttttaaaaggCTATGGGAGAGTGCTTCGCCTTCCAAGATACGTGCTTTTGTGTGGCAGCTGTTACTAAACCGTGTGCAGACCAAGGATAATTTATACAAGCTAAAGATGTTGCGAACTGATCAACAAACGTGTGTGATGTGTGAACGAAAGGCTGAAACTGCAGTTCATCTTTTCCTTCATTGTGATTGTGTGTCGAAGGTTTGGTATGAATTACGAGGTGGTTGGGTTTTACCTTGA